A region of Dioscorea cayenensis subsp. rotundata cultivar TDr96_F1 chromosome 5, TDr96_F1_v2_PseudoChromosome.rev07_lg8_w22 25.fasta, whole genome shotgun sequence DNA encodes the following proteins:
- the LOC120260013 gene encoding replication factor C subunit 2-like, which yields MYKSRVLELNASDNRGINVVLTKIKDFAVVAVGSGQRQGYTTPTYHKASSICPCLPYEIIILDEANSMTEDAQHISYQIIKIVPPQTPRNGITSPAIVTAFYGTTVKEDSG from the exons ATGTATAAATCAAGAGTGCTAGAGCTTAATGCAAGTGATAATCGTGGAATCAATGTTGTGCTGACAAAAATAAAGGATTttgctgttgttgctgttgGTTCAGGCCAGCGTCAAGGATATACCACCCCAACTTACCACAAGGCTTCTtcaat TTGCCCATGCCTACCATACGAGATAATCATTCTAGATGAGGCTAACTCAATGACTGAAGATGCTCAA CATATATCATATCAGATCATTAAAATTGTGCCGCCACAAACGCCGCGAAATGGCATCACGTCACCGGCGATTGTCACGGCGTTTTACGGTACAACAGTCAAGGAAGATTCAGGTTAG
- the LOC120260014 gene encoding 3-oxo-Delta(4,5)-steroid 5-beta-reductase, which translates to MDYEAVKKYKEEMNKYQRKQEKKRRSRLMLGGGNCLNESVPETTRHLAVDTILGRSSSEKHVTRQYGRCKTRTKISRRRKMRIVAWRKHLSAVAVSGAGLFMLVHNHLSMATKKRVALVAGVTGLVGRELAKSLLSLKSQWGIIYGAARQWKTETLDHFSDPAYYFVDCDFLDEEYTLRKLSPLADQITHLFWVTWASQCTLETVDCCNLNRSMLSNVLDALLLSTNNSSLSHVSLQTGTAHYVSLQVPKFGSERDQYYDENSPRVVVDGGGEALNFYYTLEDLLRERLARRRIGWSVHRPGLLLGVSTRSHFNFIGTLCVYGSICRHLGLPFTFYGDRKCWEQPFMDVSDSRLVADQLIWWACLTHCGHSDNQGQAFNAVNGATYTWSQIWPALSYTFCGGDDGGFSEEKTYMELMGDKGDVWGEMVHKYQLCPTSMEEMANWMLLDSAFRFPVNLLVTREKAYSLGFTTVHDVDTAASILYWVDRMREERLIPYLD; encoded by the exons ATGGATTATGAAGCAGTGAAGAAGTACAAAGAGGAAATGAATAAGTACCAAAGGAAGCAAGAGAAGAAACGGAGAAGCCGATTGATGCTTGGAGGTGGGAACTGCCTGAATGAATCAGTACCGGAGACGACGCGGCATCTAGCCGTGGATACGATCCTGGGTCGGAGCTCTTCCGAGAAGCATGTCACGCGGCAATATGGGAGGTGCAAGACTAGGACGAAGATCAGTAGGAGAAGGAAAATGAGGATTGTGGCTTGGAGAAAG CATCTCTCGGCCGTCGCTGTCTCCGGCGCAGGGCTGTTTATGCTCGTTCATAACCATCTCTCAATGGCAACAAAGAAGAGAGTGGCTCTGGTTGCAGGTGTGACCGGACTCGTAGGCAGAGAGCTAGCAAAGTCTCTTCTCTCCCTAAAATCACAATGGGGCATAATCTATGGTGCTGCACGTCAATGGAAAACTGAAACTCTTGACCATTTCTCAGATCCTGCCTATTACTTTGTGGATTGTGATTTCTTGGACGAGGAGTACACACTGAGGAAGCTGTCACCACTCGCTGATCAAATCACCCACCTTTTCTGGGTAACCTGGGCCAGCCAATGTACATTAGAAACCGTAGACTGCTGCAATCTCAACCGTTCCATGCTGTCCAACGTACTAGATGCCCTGTTACTCTCCACCAACAACAGCTCACTCTCCCACGTTTCCCTCCAAACCGGCACCGCCCACTACGTGTCCCTACAAGTGCCCAAGTTTGGCTCTGAACGTGACCAGTACTATGATGAGAACAGCCCAAGGGTGGTGGTGGATGGTGGTGGGGAAGCACTCAACTTTTATTACACTCTGGAGGACTTGCTCAGGGAAAGGCTTGCGAGGAGGAGGATTGGCTGGTCAGTGCATCGCCCTGGGTTGCTGCTGGGAGTCTCTACCAGGTCTCATTTCAATTTCATTGGGACATTATGTGTGTATGGCAGCATCTGCCGCCACTTGGGTCTCCCTTTCACCTTTTATGGGGATCGTAAGTGTTGGGAACAGCCCTTCATGGATGTTTCTGACTCCAGGCTCGTCGCTGACCAACTCATCTGGTGGGCTTGCTTAACTCACTGTGGTCACTCTGATAACCAGGGTCAGGCCTTCAACGCAGTCAATGGAGCTACATACACTTGGAGCCAGATCTGGCCAGCTTTGTCTTACACCTTCTGTGGTGGTGATGACGGTGGCTTCTCTGAAGAGAAAACCTACATGGAGCTCATGGGTGATAAGGGGGATGTGTGGGGGGAGATGGTGCACAAGTACCAGCTTTGTCCAACCAGTATGGAAGAAATGGCTAACTGGATGCTACTGGATAGTGCATTCCGGTTCCCAGTTAACTTGCTGGTAACCAGGGAGAAGGCATACAGTTTAGGTTTCACAACTGTGCATGATGTTGACACTGCGGCTTCAATCCTCTATTGGGTAGATCGCATGAGGGAGGAGCGTCTCATACCTTACCTTGACTAg
- the LOC120260015 gene encoding protein FAR-RED IMPAIRED RESPONSE 1-like produces MAELESGPSEKRQNEIEVGFSSLEILNKDKEKMVVVEDSTCERITLKAGMVFNSEEEVYDFYVKYAQQEGFGITKRTTKSGDDGKLKYYTLACVRGGKRTSIVKDSFKPRLSTKTNCQARVNVIVDNDGRFMISRVHFEHNHALSPQKSRFQKYNKKMDTYVKRRLELNDQASIGLSKNFHSLAVESGGYENLTYTEKDCQNYIARARQFRLGVGDAEALGNYFSRMQRRNPNFFHLIDMDEEGRLRNVFWADARSIAAYEAFGDVISFDTTYS; encoded by the coding sequence ATGGCAGAATTAGAAAGTGGGCCTTCTGAAAAGAGACAAAATGAGATAGAAGTTGGGTTTTCTAGTTTGGAAATactaaacaaagataaagaaaaaatggtGGTTGTGGAAGATTCAACATGTGAAAGAATTACTCTAAAGGCGGGAATGGTTTTcaattctgaagaagaagtcTATGATTTCTATGTTAAGTATGCACAACAAGAAGGGTTTGGTATTACAAAAAGAACTACAAAATCAGGAGATGACGGGAAATTAAAATACTACACACTTGCATGTGTACGAGGTGGCAAAAGAACATCTATTGTGAAAGATTCTTTTAAACCTAGGCTATCTACCAAAACAAACTGCCAAGCTAGGGttaatgttattgttgataatgaTGGACGTTTTATGATCTCTCGTGTCCATTTtgagcataatcatgcacttagtcCACAAAAATCTCGTtttcaaaaatacaacaaaaaaatggatACATATGTCAAAAGGAGGCTTGAACTAAATGACCAAGCAAGTATAGGTTTGAGCAAGAATTTTCATTCCTTAGCAGTTGAAAGTGGTGGTTATGAAAATTTGACATATACAGAAAAAGATTGTCAAAATTATATTGCAAGAGCACGACAATTCAGGCTTGGAGTTGGAGATGCTGAAGCACTTGGGAATTATTTTTCTCGCATGCAAAGGagaaatccaaattttttccatttgattgatatggatgagGAAGGCCGGCTAAGAAATGTATTCTGGGCAGATGCAAGATCTATAGCAgcttatgaagcttttggtgatgtcATATCTTTTGACACAACATACTCTTAA